The nucleotide sequence CACGTTAGCTGCCGGGGGATCCGCAGCCTTCCCTGCTGAGGGCGTCGATCATGCGCTGGAGGTAGGCCTCGAACCGGCGGAAGGCCTGCTCGAGCTCCTGGCGGATGCGGGGCAGCTCCCTCACCAGGTGCTCCGTTCGTATCGGCCGCCGCCGTTCTCAAGGATTCCCGTGGATGAGCTCTCCTTCCCGACGGATGCATGCGGCCAGGCCGGGAGAGGAGCTCTCGTGGTCAGCGACCTCGGGCGGGCCGCACCGGTCCCATTGCTCCCAGCCCTTCCCGAGCGGCCAGGAGGGCGGCCTGGGTGCGGTCGGCGACGCCGAGCTTGCGCAGGATGCGGGTGACGTGGGACTTGACCGTCGCCTCCGAGATGACCAGCTTCCCGGCGATCTCGGCGTTGCTTTGCCCTTCGGCGAGACAGCGCAGCACGTCCCGTTCTCGGGGGGTGAGACGGTCGAGGGGCGAGGGCGTCTTCGGCCGGGTCAGCTGCCGCACCACGGTACCCGCCACCGTGCTGCTGAGATAGATGTCTCCGGCCGCCACGGCCAGGATGGCCCGGGCGAGTTCGTCGGGGCTCACGTCCTTGAGGAGGTAGCCGGCGGCCCCCGCCTCGAGCGCGGGAAGGAGCTTGTCCTCGTCCGAGAAGCTGGTCAGGGCGAGGCACCGCACGGAGGGGAGTTCCCGTTTCAAGCGCCGGATGGCCTCGATGCCGTGGGTGCCCCACGCCGGCCCGGGTGCCTCATCTAGGCTCCGTGATGACGGTACGGGAGCCGTACCCAAGGGCATCACGAGGTCGACCAACACGACGTCGGGCAGGTACTTGAGGGCAAGGGAGACGGTCTCCTGAGCGGTGGCCGCCTCTCCGACCACCTCGATCTGCGGGTGGGTGGCCAGGTACATTTGAATGCCCGTTCTCACGACGCCGTGGTCGTCTGCGAGCAACACCCGGATGCGCCGCCCCGGCGCGTGGCTTTCAGCCACCGGCTTCCACCGGCTCCCGGAACGGGGCAGCGGGTTGGTGCCGGAGAGGTACCCACGCCACGGCAACGGTGCCGCGGCCGGGCTTCGACTTCAGGCGCAGCCAGCCCCCTGCCAGCGCGCACCGCTCGGCCATGATGGAAAGCCCGTGCCCCGTCCCATGGGAGTGGACGGAGGCCACGTCGAACCCGGCGCCGTCGTCAGCCACGGTGATGCGAAGCCCGCCGTCGGGCAGCCCGAGGCGGACGCAAACCGTACGTGCGCCGGCGTGGCGCAGCGCGTTATGCACCGCCTCCCGGCCCACCATCCACATCGTCTCGAACTGCTCGGCGCTCAGACGGGTGGTCCCGCCAACCGGGCGCCTCGGCCCTTCCACGCGCACCTGCACCCGGTCTCCCCGGGCCAGGGGATGATAGCGTACGAACTCCCCCAGAGCCGCCGCGAGGTCGGCGACGGTGCGGTGGCGACCGGGCCGGGGCCGCAGCTCGTGAACCAGGCGGCGCATCTCCTCGAGCGCCGCCCGGGCCCGCACTTCTCCCTGCCCGAGAGCCTCCTGCAGCCGGCCGGGGTCGCCGCCTCGAGCGGCGTGACGGGCGGCGGCCAGCACCATGGTGAGGGAGAAGAGCTCCTGGCTGACGGCATCGTGCAGCTGCCGCGCCATCCGGTGGCGTTCCTCCTGCCGGGCCAGTTCTCGAGCCCGGATCCGCAGCCGGCAGCTTTCCAGGGCGAGGGCGAGGTGAGCGCCCAGGGCGCGCAGCGCCTCCTCGGCAGCCTCGGGCCACGGGACCGCCGCCCAACGCTCGATGAGGATGGCGCCCACGCGGCGCGAGCCCACCCGCACGGGGACGGCGGCCCAGCTCCCGGGAGTGTCGAGCACCCCCACGGAAAGGCGGCGGCGCCGGGAGCCGGCCGCCGACCCGAGGTGCAGCTTCCCGAAGCGCCACGCCAACCCCAGCAAGCTCCGCCCGGGAACCTCGACGCCCGCCCGCCATGCAAGCGTGTGGCCCTGCGCCTCGGGGCTGCCCGGCCTGCTCCCCGGGCAGCCCCGCGCCGTCGCCGCCGCCGCCAGGCGCAGCTCCTCCTCGCCGAGCGCTACGCTCACCGCGTCCACTCCCAGGGCGTCCACGCATGCCTCGGCGAACCGGCCGGCCACTTCTGCGAGGGCGTTCTCGGCATCGTCCGCGGCTCCCGCCCCGGCCGCTGCCGGCGAGCCGGCGGCCAGCGCCCGGCTGACCCGTTCGACCGCCTCGAAGAGGCGTGCCCGCTGGCGCTCCCGGACGAACAGCCGCGAGCGCTCGAGCGCGGTGCCGAGGTGCTCGCCGGCCGCCGTCAGCAGGTGGAGCGCGGCCGGGTCGAAGAGCGCCCGCCCGGGCGAGGCCACGTTGAGGATGCCCAGGGTGCCCGAGGTGCCCTTGAGGGGAACGCTCGCATGGTACACGAGCCCCTGGCGGTCGCCCCGGGCCTCGTCCAGCCGGCTGCACTGGACGATGTTGACGGCCTCACGCAGCTTTCCGTCGTAGAACTGCCGGAAACACTCGCACAGGCCCCGGCGAAGGGGACGCCACTCGCCGGCCGAGAGCGCCGGAGGGAGGGCGTGGGCAGCGGTCACCCCCAGGCGCCTGCCGTGCGGCGCGGACAAGAAGAGCCAGGCGGTGCGCAGCCTCAACAGGCGTACCACCAGGGCCAGCACCTCGTCGAGCGC is from Limnochorda sp. L945t and encodes:
- a CDS encoding response regulator transcription factor gives rise to the protein MAESHAPGRRIRVLLADDHGVVRTGIQMYLATHPQIEVVGEAATAQETVSLALKYLPDVVLVDLVMPLGTAPVPSSRSLDEAPGPAWGTHGIEAIRRLKRELPSVRCLALTSFSDEDKLLPALEAGAAGYLLKDVSPDELARAILAVAAGDIYLSSTVAGTVVRQLTRPKTPSPLDRLTPRERDVLRCLAEGQSNAEIAGKLVISEATVKSHVTRILRKLGVADRTQAALLAAREGLGAMGPVRPARGR
- a CDS encoding sensor histidine kinase; its protein translation is MDGPGAVSGDLHALEVLDRIARLLNSRADVEAALDEVLALVVRLLRLRTAWLFLSAPHGRRLGVTAAHALPPALSAGEWRPLRRGLCECFRQFYDGKLREAVNIVQCSRLDEARGDRQGLVYHASVPLKGTSGTLGILNVASPGRALFDPAALHLLTAAGEHLGTALERSRLFVRERQRARLFEAVERVSRALAAGSPAAAGAGAADDAENALAEVAGRFAEACVDALGVDAVSVALGEEELRLAAAATARGCPGSRPGSPEAQGHTLAWRAGVEVPGRSLLGLAWRFGKLHLGSAAGSRRRRLSVGVLDTPGSWAAVPVRVGSRRVGAILIERWAAVPWPEAAEEALRALGAHLALALESCRLRIRARELARQEERHRMARQLHDAVSQELFSLTMVLAAARHAARGGDPGRLQEALGQGEVRARAALEEMRRLVHELRPRPGRHRTVADLAAALGEFVRYHPLARGDRVQVRVEGPRRPVGGTTRLSAEQFETMWMVGREAVHNALRHAGARTVCVRLGLPDGGLRITVADDGAGFDVASVHSHGTGHGLSIMAERCALAGGWLRLKSKPGRGTVAVAWVPLRHQPAAPFREPVEAGG